Proteins encoded within one genomic window of Spirulina major PCC 6313:
- a CDS encoding aldo/keto reductase, translating into MSQHPTLNRFQFTEDLAICPLLNGMWQVSGGHGKINPKQAVAQMFDYVDAGLTTWDLADHYGPAEDLIGEFRRQLIAQRGAEAWTGVQALTKWVPRPGEMSREVVERNVDRALERMDVDCLDLMQFHWWDYGDRRYFDALGHLADLQTAGKIKHLALTNFDTEHLQAVLDAGIAIASNQVQFSLIDRRPLVKMAPFCAARGVKLLAYGTLGGGLLTEQFLNAGEPSRWSLKTASLGKYKQMVDVGYGWQLFQDLLQTLAKIATKHQVSIANIAVRYVLEQEAVAGAIVGARLSIAEHIAENLRVFTFQLDDDDDRQLEAVLSQGDDLFALIGDCGDEYRR; encoded by the coding sequence ATGAGTCAACACCCTACCTTGAACCGATTCCAGTTTACCGAAGACCTTGCCATCTGTCCGTTGCTGAATGGGATGTGGCAAGTGTCCGGGGGCCATGGCAAGATTAACCCCAAACAAGCTGTGGCCCAGATGTTTGACTATGTGGATGCGGGGTTGACGACCTGGGATTTGGCGGATCATTACGGGCCAGCGGAAGACTTAATCGGGGAATTTCGGCGGCAACTGATCGCGCAACGGGGGGCAGAGGCTTGGACTGGTGTACAGGCGTTGACGAAGTGGGTGCCTCGACCGGGGGAGATGTCCCGTGAGGTGGTGGAACGCAATGTCGATCGCGCCCTGGAACGGATGGATGTGGACTGTTTGGATTTGATGCAGTTTCACTGGTGGGACTATGGCGATCGCCGCTACTTCGATGCTTTGGGGCATCTTGCGGATCTACAAACAGCGGGGAAAATCAAACACCTGGCCCTGACGAATTTCGACACCGAACATTTACAAGCAGTTCTTGATGCGGGGATTGCGATCGCTTCCAATCAAGTGCAATTTTCCCTCATCGATCGCCGTCCTTTGGTGAAAATGGCCCCATTTTGCGCGGCGCGGGGGGTGAAGTTGTTGGCCTACGGAACCTTGGGCGGTGGTTTGTTGACGGAGCAATTTCTCAATGCAGGGGAGCCGAGCCGCTGGTCACTGAAAACCGCCAGTTTGGGCAAATATAAACAGATGGTGGATGTGGGGTATGGTTGGCAACTGTTTCAAGACCTGTTGCAAACCCTGGCAAAAATCGCAACGAAACATCAGGTCAGTATTGCCAATATTGCCGTGCGCTATGTGTTGGAGCAAGAGGCGGTAGCTGGGGCGATCGTGGGCGCACGGTTGAGTATTGCCGAACATATTGCGGAAAATCTGCGCGTCTTCACGTTTCAACTGGACGATGACGATGATCGGCAACTGGAGGCGGTATTGTCCCAAGGCGATGATCTGTTTGCCTTGATTGGTGATTGTGGGGATGAGTATCGGCGTTAG
- a CDS encoding M42 family metallopeptidase, whose protein sequence is MVDAGDNLIDFDSLFNQIAELVLCHSPSGLEGEVDQYILNRLRALGVDYWQDSAGNIIAKFAGREPGSVAITAHKDEIGAIVKAIQPNGRLAVRKLGGSFPWIYGEGVMDILGDHQTISGILSFGSRHVSHESPQKAQQDHAPVQWEQAWIETKLMVDQLAVAGVRPGSRVVVGKHRKHPIRLQDHIASYTLDNKASVAILLALAQRLRDKTPRHDTYLVASAKEEVGAVGALYFSQRQQLDALIALEICPLAREYAIADSTAPILLNQDGYGIYDEGLTQDLADRARRANIPIQQAVIAGFGSDASIAMKFGHVARGACLGFATENTHGYEIAPLGAIAHCITLLEQYLT, encoded by the coding sequence ATGGTGGATGCGGGCGACAATTTAATCGATTTTGATTCTTTATTTAACCAGATTGCTGAATTAGTGCTCTGTCATTCCCCCAGCGGCTTAGAGGGTGAGGTAGACCAGTACATTCTCAACAGGTTGCGGGCCTTGGGGGTGGACTATTGGCAAGACTCAGCGGGCAACATTATTGCCAAGTTTGCGGGGCGAGAACCGGGTTCGGTGGCGATTACGGCCCATAAGGATGAAATTGGTGCGATCGTCAAGGCGATTCAACCCAACGGTCGGCTAGCCGTGCGGAAGTTGGGCGGCTCGTTTCCCTGGATTTATGGGGAAGGGGTGATGGATATTTTGGGGGATCACCAAACGATTAGCGGCATTCTTTCTTTTGGCTCGCGCCATGTATCCCACGAATCCCCCCAAAAGGCGCAACAGGATCACGCCCCGGTGCAGTGGGAACAGGCTTGGATCGAGACGAAGCTTATGGTGGATCAATTGGCTGTGGCAGGGGTGCGGCCAGGCAGTCGCGTCGTGGTGGGGAAGCATCGCAAACACCCGATCCGTCTTCAGGATCACATTGCCAGCTACACCCTCGATAATAAGGCTTCCGTGGCGATTCTTTTGGCTCTGGCCCAGCGATTACGAGACAAAACACCCCGCCATGACACCTATCTCGTGGCATCGGCGAAGGAGGAAGTGGGGGCGGTGGGGGCGTTGTATTTTTCCCAACGGCAGCAGCTTGATGCGTTGATTGCCTTGGAGATTTGCCCCTTGGCGCGGGAATATGCGATCGCCGACAGCACCGCCCCGATCCTGCTCAACCAAGACGGCTACGGCATCTATGACGAAGGCTTGACCCAAGACCTCGCCGACCGGGCACGACGGGCTAACATCCCGATTCAACAGGCGGTGATTGCCGGGTTTGGCAGTGATGCGTCGATCGCGATGAAATTTGGCCATGTGGCACGGGGCGCTTGCCTAGGGTTTGCGACGGAAAACACCCACGGCTATGAAATTGCGCCCTTGGGTGCGATCGCCCACTGCATCACCCTCCTCGAACAGTACCTCACCTAA
- a CDS encoding DUF2130 domain-containing protein: protein MPAKTPKVTCPSCSHTFDLSETVQDFLSREKVELQKKLDKENEKQQKKIEQEYQEKLDKSQAEQRQKSQELTQAQAALEVQKRQLQAEKDEQAFTIQKQVSEILEQERVKQLAKQKKLEQEYQEKLDKSQAEQRQKSQELTQAQAALEVQKRQLQAEKEEQALTIQKQVSEILEQERVKQLANWKEQAYLEVQEDYKQKSLSKDLKIEELTEQLTRTQKSLEDAQQKSTQGSTELEGEALENLALKTIKSTFPTDKIDKTTKGAHGVDLYQSVMYNGQNCGLIVHEIKNTKNYQKDWIPKLKKDIVEKKATCAVLLTKTMPDGVEAGFKFEDNILIVDWFSYRLAVSMLRNQMIKIQEKSQSIEIGNRYALDLWTYVNGADFANQLEHVITRQKNAQKQFDAMRKKFATFEQSFANAIQAQEDLIGRLGAFTMETEILELPEGE, encoded by the coding sequence ATGCCAGCCAAAACGCCAAAAGTCACCTGCCCAAGCTGCTCCCACACCTTTGATTTGAGCGAAACCGTCCAAGACTTTTTAAGCCGAGAAAAAGTCGAATTACAGAAAAAACTGGACAAAGAAAACGAAAAGCAGCAGAAAAAGATAGAACAAGAGTATCAAGAAAAGCTCGATAAAAGTCAAGCTGAACAACGCCAAAAATCCCAAGAACTGACCCAAGCACAAGCCGCCCTCGAAGTGCAAAAACGGCAACTCCAAGCCGAAAAAGACGAACAGGCTTTCACCATTCAAAAACAAGTGAGCGAAATTCTTGAACAAGAACGGGTGAAGCAGCTTGCCAAACAAAAAAAGCTAGAACAAGAGTATCAGGAAAAGCTCGATAAAAGTCAAGCTGAACAACGCCAAAAATCTCAAGAACTGACCCAAGCACAAGCCGCCCTCGAAGTACAAAAACGGCAACTCCAAGCCGAAAAAGAAGAACAGGCTCTCACCATTCAAAAACAAGTGAGCGAAATTCTTGAACAAGAACGGGTGAAGCAGCTTGCAAACTGGAAAGAACAGGCGTACCTCGAAGTACAAGAAGACTATAAACAAAAATCTCTCAGCAAAGATCTCAAAATCGAAGAACTAACTGAACAACTCACTCGCACACAGAAATCCCTCGAAGACGCTCAGCAAAAATCTACCCAAGGTTCCACTGAACTCGAAGGTGAAGCCCTCGAAAACCTTGCTCTCAAGACGATTAAATCCACCTTTCCCACGGACAAAATCGACAAAACCACCAAGGGTGCTCACGGTGTTGATTTATATCAATCTGTGATGTACAACGGTCAAAATTGCGGTTTAATTGTCCACGAAATCAAAAACACGAAGAACTATCAAAAAGATTGGATTCCCAAGCTCAAAAAAGACATTGTTGAAAAAAAAGCGACCTGTGCTGTCCTCCTGACGAAAACGATGCCGGATGGAGTAGAGGCAGGGTTTAAATTTGAAGATAATATTTTGATTGTGGATTGGTTTTCGTACCGTTTGGCGGTGTCAATGTTGCGCAATCAGATGATCAAGATTCAAGAGAAAAGTCAATCCATTGAGATTGGTAACCGCTATGCTCTTGATCTTTGGACTTATGTTAATGGTGCCGATTTTGCGAACCAATTAGAACATGTGATCACGCGCCAAAAAAATGCCCAAAAGCAGTTTGATGCGATGCGGAAAAAGTTTGCCACGTTTGAACAAAGTTTCGCCAATGCCATCCAAGCCCAGGAAGACCTGATTGGCCGTTTGGGAGCGTTTACGATGGAAACGGAAATCTTGGAACTGCCGGAGGGTGAATAG
- a CDS encoding sterol desaturase family protein, producing the protein MVFILLFIAAFVFSSFVEYWIHRLMHANARIGQRHRDHHRRNEGQGVLWEFLDYVKGAFAAMLPVFLVSVEAGLGWLLGAIAYAAFSAYAHQLQHENPTKCFWMKMPVHYVHHKHNMWHHNFGLGVDWWDHIFGTYKVVEWPTDQETNEPERGYLTLRWW; encoded by the coding sequence ATGGTTTTTATTCTCCTATTCATCGCGGCATTCGTCTTTTCAAGCTTTGTTGAATACTGGATTCACCGCCTCATGCACGCCAACGCCCGCATCGGTCAACGCCACCGCGACCACCACCGCCGCAACGAAGGCCAAGGAGTGCTGTGGGAATTTCTTGACTATGTTAAAGGCGCGTTCGCGGCCATGCTTCCCGTCTTTCTCGTCTCCGTCGAAGCGGGTCTCGGTTGGCTCCTGGGGGCGATCGCCTACGCCGCCTTTTCCGCCTACGCCCACCAGTTACAACACGAAAACCCCACCAAATGCTTCTGGATGAAAATGCCCGTCCACTACGTTCACCACAAACATAATATGTGGCACCACAATTTTGGCCTCGGCGTTGACTGGTGGGATCACATCTTCGGCACCTACAAAGTTGTGGAATGGCCCACAGACCAAGAAACCAACGAACCCGAACGGGGTTACCTTACCCTGCGTTGGTGGTAA
- a CDS encoding aromatic ring-hydroxylating oxygenase subunit alpha: protein MELAPTLTGQTVQNQVREAGINPNYWYPVAWSTRLKAGEVMPVKIWGQAIAVFRDTQGQLQALEDACPHKGVALHKGEVSGDRLLCPYHGWEFNGAGQCVNIPYFPSDQKLPCAQARSYPVQEQLSIIWVFPGDPSEAEQVPLPTVPEYDDPNWLMVPIPGKFNAHFSICNENTMDVFHGFLHRNLQGWFDPKLLHLHQTDTDVEADYQVSYQGRLSQFLGMSDRGDRVTTRIISIRYRYPHYSNTLEGVSRMYLMRLPVSPTETRSFTLLFLKIRLPQTLVTVVRPLLSRVIWRFLLKPFLDQDVEMIESEQRTYEGDRQRRYVEVNPAIIALQRVILKQDGVQSSHPTSQSPHVDDSELASIP, encoded by the coding sequence ATGGAACTGGCTCCAACGTTAACCGGTCAGACCGTGCAAAATCAGGTCAGGGAAGCGGGGATAAATCCAAATTATTGGTATCCGGTGGCCTGGTCAACGCGGCTCAAGGCAGGAGAAGTCATGCCAGTCAAGATTTGGGGGCAAGCGATCGCTGTCTTTCGTGATACCCAAGGTCAGCTACAGGCGTTAGAAGATGCTTGCCCCCACAAAGGGGTGGCCCTTCATAAGGGGGAGGTGAGCGGCGATCGCCTCCTCTGTCCCTACCATGGCTGGGAATTTAACGGTGCGGGCCAGTGCGTCAATATCCCCTATTTTCCATCCGATCAAAAGCTTCCCTGTGCCCAGGCCCGTAGTTATCCAGTGCAAGAGCAACTTAGCATCATTTGGGTGTTTCCCGGCGATCCGAGCGAGGCGGAACAGGTTCCCTTGCCCACCGTGCCGGAATATGATGACCCTAATTGGCTAATGGTCCCGATTCCGGGAAAATTCAACGCCCATTTTTCCATCTGTAATGAAAATACGATGGATGTCTTCCATGGGTTTCTCCATCGGAATTTGCAAGGTTGGTTCGATCCCAAACTTTTGCATTTGCATCAAACGGATACGGACGTAGAAGCCGATTACCAAGTATCTTATCAGGGGCGACTCAGCCAATTTTTAGGCATGAGCGATCGCGGCGATCGCGTGACGACTCGAATCATTTCGATTCGGTATCGTTATCCGCACTACTCGAACACACTAGAGGGGGTGTCTCGGATGTATTTAATGCGTTTGCCCGTTTCGCCGACAGAAACTCGGTCATTCACATTATTATTTTTGAAAATTCGCTTACCTCAAACCCTTGTAACCGTGGTTCGACCTTTACTGTCTCGCGTCATTTGGCGATTTTTATTAAAGCCATTTCTCGATCAAGATGTCGAAATGATCGAGAGCGAGCAGCGAACCTATGAAGGCGATCGCCAACGTCGTTATGTCGAAGTGAATCCGGCGATCATTGCCCTTCAGCGGGTCATTCTCAAACAGGATGGTGTTCAGTCATCTCACCCAACGTCGCAGTCTCCGCACGTTGATGATTCTGAACTCGCCTCCATCCCATGA
- a CDS encoding aminotransferase class I/II-fold pyridoxal phosphate-dependent enzyme has product MQVVKEYMQGLQSHSLYPEKFICHQKHGNIIEVEEGSTGIRRTVLTFCTNDVLGLVQSDAVRQASIDAIYQYGTSNSSCSVLSGRIDLHRQLENEISAFKDLPHTQLFLNAWMAMQALMDGFCHLAMPVPGFQNTRETLILTDVLNHGCIVSAVVNADNRSGKVFSYSPDVRVKPYRHCDMNDLARKLRRYAKPGDRILVVSDAVFSMDGDLVPLPDMIDVMENYPGSVIVMDEAHASGALGPTGRGIYEHFGITPQSVIDRGMVPLIMTTFSKFAASAGAAISSHSRELIDLLDVSPTSIGTISLPPPVTAAALESIRQVRKYPELVQRLQANTRYLRSRLVEHEFDAIGETNVVPVILPSDCDPKAFAQHLMVEHGIWVSPIWFIAKPRLRITANALHTTEDIDSLVAAMVETREALYPVKAATLTA; this is encoded by the coding sequence GTGCAAGTCGTTAAAGAATATATGCAGGGGCTACAGAGCCATAGCCTCTATCCCGAAAAGTTTATCTGCCACCAAAAGCACGGCAACATCATCGAAGTGGAGGAAGGGTCTACCGGAATCCGCCGCACGGTGCTCACGTTCTGCACCAACGATGTGCTGGGTCTGGTCCAGTCTGACGCTGTACGCCAAGCCTCCATTGATGCAATCTATCAGTATGGCACATCCAATAGTTCCTGCTCGGTGCTCAGTGGTCGTATTGATCTCCATCGCCAACTCGAAAACGAAATTTCCGCGTTTAAAGATCTGCCCCATACCCAACTGTTCCTCAATGCATGGATGGCGATGCAGGCGTTGATGGATGGGTTCTGTCATTTGGCAATGCCGGTGCCGGGGTTCCAAAATACCCGCGAAACCTTGATTCTCACCGATGTGCTCAACCACGGCTGCATTGTGTCGGCGGTGGTCAATGCGGATAATCGGTCGGGGAAGGTATTTAGCTACAGTCCGGATGTGCGGGTCAAGCCCTATCGCCATTGCGATATGAATGACTTGGCGCGGAAGTTGCGCCGCTATGCGAAGCCGGGCGATCGCATCCTCGTGGTGTCCGATGCGGTATTCTCCATGGATGGCGATCTCGTCCCCCTGCCGGATATGATCGATGTGATGGAAAACTACCCCGGTAGTGTCATCGTCATGGATGAAGCCCATGCCAGCGGAGCCCTCGGTCCCACCGGTCGCGGCATTTACGAGCATTTCGGGATCACCCCTCAATCGGTGATTGATCGGGGCATGGTGCCGTTGATCATGACCACGTTTTCCAAATTTGCTGCCTCTGCGGGGGCGGCGATCAGTAGCCACAGCCGCGAACTGATTGATCTTCTCGATGTGTCTCCCACGTCGATCGGCACAATCTCCCTGCCGCCACCGGTGACGGCTGCGGCCCTTGAAAGTATTCGTCAGGTGCGCAAATATCCGGAACTGGTGCAACGCCTCCAAGCCAATACTCGCTATCTGCGATCGCGCCTCGTCGAACATGAATTCGATGCGATCGGCGAAACCAACGTGGTTCCTGTCATCCTCCCCAGCGATTGTGACCCGAAAGCCTTTGCCCAACACTTGATGGTGGAACATGGCATTTGGGTATCACCCATTTGGTTCATCGCCAAGCCTCGACTCCGGATTACCGCCAATGCTCTCCACACCACCGAGGACATTGACAGCCTTGTGGCGGCAATGGTAGAAACCCGTGAAGCTCTCTATCCCGTCAAGGCCGCGACGCTCACAGCCTAG